Proteins from a single region of Acanthochromis polyacanthus isolate Apoly-LR-REF ecotype Palm Island chromosome 11, KAUST_Apoly_ChrSc, whole genome shotgun sequence:
- the hivep1 gene encoding zinc finger protein 40 isoform X2 translates to MYKIEEAQKELKDPKGPQKGISESSRRNADNIKGLKRKKVVAENQLKKIPKSPVKKPLQLKTSEAGLSSKETTPSCSSSSNSPSHNPSSSPSERRDSQYGRPVAASPDKGSFSTDAERLKQEKTCSRSPSLEPTDGEDGSLIADKVTQPKDSKSPEPSFEGDPYHSSAPLDVLLKAMEPDFSTLAERKNSIQITAFGKPAASIHAQSSGEVTTMPTVNVGLQTQASHMQTYYIDKQGNFIGIAAPLQGNVQTPTQGTPHFMPVASNPEKPSLHMNFSAGPSAITHAPVPSGSNALPQSQPPVVHTCQSLSASVPSTIQVPVTPGSNQVQMTTVMNFGAEQVSKDQKPKKPGKYVCEYCNRACAKPSVLLKHIRSHTGERPYPCVTCGFSFKTKSNLYKHKKSHAHAIKLGLIARSESGGGSLSQESDKAIGTHSEAEESGESDEEGSTADLDPDSSQSSVAALSESSLQSAGTTQAGHGEADSSGVFESVKPSPGQRAHEPKVTAALPKVVVYPVNVSPLRADSPRVTGAAPEQAAAQRQREFQTANLRSNITVLSSLKEVDGTNPSLDTVSEDEDHQCKSPLLGGHAQLQRQQATDFSQQQQPKCLLSPRSLGSTDSGYFSRSESADQAMSPPSPFVKITPPVDIDVAKNTLPSVPPVVATVMHVAAEQRPRPTEGQMRPPLEASARSLEERISKLISDNEAVVDNKQLDSVKPRRTSLSRRGSIDSPKSYIFKDSFQFDLKPMGRRSSSSSDIPKSPFTPTDKSKPVFLLSVPSQYPPMDCLPITRSNSMPTTPGHSALPLNVAPLPHPLRICQSFDDKISSLNDDVFSSAPSTPNPAIHSRTLVRQVAVEDFSTNEGHGLPTVRSMDEGYHGPSSSAEIMQRSRSFEHSQDRNRKPQQNKGTMYECETCRNRYRKLENFETHKKFYCSELHGPKNKPMAVKDTDQDVFQGNIQHPIVARVTGGSGILDQQTSIRKRRKMKSVGDEDDQSPTDTIPPCSVSFELPTALANRTFTQHALIVDIQPKNNQSKLPQIQLVARGINTSDSRLSPIRETQISTSTKGEMQRQGSGTSVIRHTNSLSRPNSFETESIDRVSPVDSMEKDPLNKPKQTDVTASVSTDIYHENMSKPKSIDYGKQRKEQSAEGAAVSENSTPAHQSRLVRQNNIPEILVTEEPDREHETQNTEPADKPADQFNWPQRSESLSKLPAEKLPPKKKRIRLAQMDHSSGESSFESSLSRSLSRDSSLSRCSSISASFDRDEPSRSESPSRGECVCKIPEPQCLPAAFNTLGVPGMMRRAASEQITCTQPSVEISCDYRSKSFDCGNVSPSRSVSPVGQPKSGQLPQAAQVPLIERRRGPLVRQMSLKIGPESQQPVRKAVLPLDKPLMTNVSSFTQNRSQQIHIANRRSMAQPFVLHSGEPPLQKNEQVVQSINLGSPTQQPQVHGLPHPWHQTSRVQICQKIQQPLSQILVCRENVKSKPPDPEEKKCFVPKYQMQCPALTASQTFSFSSTQGTQIALPVLTIPIANPILSISKSSDVIQNVYVAQPNQQASDVKTQTVVLSSEQQRDPFDQTQSGSIPLPQILITHEQMHPVSCLSNKNSLSSSHSVESETPVGPTVKKDRTQTPTVGTHKHTGEQTASLGSLHCTQKLASVTLCPQQEPTASSKRMLSPANSLDIYMEKHQKRAKDEHGVACLTDGRSVNYLNSKMSEVTRQRKLTLVRQVCTTEPADSPIETEAPPLPQVKSDGEKDSEATDDVKPMSPDAAGLQKDTRTVIHEEAGPVLNTTAGSQGTSMPANNTLKPQEKAEEQRWTPAKSPIRPSSFHGGQVKLTTSVSVVNTKDSHRLSFPSLKTATTFTWCFLMKRKPLHVPQTDLKTSAYAAWTVNPNNPNPLGLPTKVVMSLFDSKQSSKKIHYTSAIRTSGKSDILSYSGKLKDVMPRIPITQKSASVETRSKVQPETQASNDSDKDLASTTEPRRVKIFDGGYKSNEEYVYVRGRGRGKYICEECGIRCKKPSMLRKHIRTHSDVRPYHCVHCNFSFKTKGNLTKHMKSKAHSKKCMEMGVPEGLIDDQDAEDSGDRSQVSSADRQDSDGDDSDGPDDEENDDNEEEEEDSQAESGLSTNPSVSASPQHVPSKEAEVPPSALLAQMSISSVSLPLSQPPAPDPHPSYSESVPMMSPVPLSKQISISGCFPTSPPPAATTSESYTSDTESVHMMSPVSPCRQMSIDYPDFDVPPSPPVPGKPSKLAQDPSGPPAVAISESSVPVDRGTQTSSYASTVPAQLPLQGVSQTVGAETHLFSHLPLHSQQPSRSSYSMVPVGGIQLVPAGLAAYSTFVPIQAGPVQLTIPAVSVIHRNTSPLPAPNTPPRPESLQPQPLVVQEPISSVVPCFPLGQVTGLQAQTIQPVGLETLNLMGLTNTGLASTQLLPQQGLTLNATLGLQVLAANPTSQSSTGPQTHVPGLQIVNIALPAIIPSLSPLSTLSPLPSSSERQGSPEAPGTQPSQTEAGLGSASPAAPLKASSSPEPSPGSRAGPGGNGGAELTQTAEKEQRDKSPQQHPSPAPQSQADSPRRSPYGGASDPAHLRPAPVSSWQKVIDDDNEASSDDEDRLVIAT, encoded by the exons ATAAAATCGAAGAGGCGCAGAAAGAGCTTAAAGACCCCAAAGGCCCTCAGAAAG GGATCTCTGAAAGCAGTCGAAGAAATGCGGATAATATAAAAGGCCTGAAGAGGAAAAAGGTCGTTGCAGAGAATCAGctgaagaaaattccaaaatcTCCGGTGAAGAAGCCTCTGCAATTGAAAACATCTGAAGCTGGATTATCATCCAAGGAGACTACACCTTCCTGCTCGTCCTCCTCCAACAGTCCTTCCCACAACCCTTCTTCTTCACCCAGTGAGAGGAGAGACTCCCAGTATGGCCGACCAGTGGCAGCGTCCCCGGACAAGGGGTCGTTTTCCACCGATGCTGAAAGGTtgaagcaggagaaaacatgTTCGAGGTCGCCATCACTGGAGCCCACAGATGGTGAGGACGGCTCTTTGATTGCAGATAAGGTGACGCAGCCAAAAGACAGCAAGAGCCCAGAGCCCAGCTTTGAGGGGGATCCTTACCACAGCAGTGCTCCTCTGGATGTTCTGCTGAAGGCCATGGAGCCAGACTTCAGCACTCTGGCTGAGAGGAAGAACTCCATTCAGATCACAGCCTTTGGTAAACCAGCTGCTTCCATTCATGCTCAGTCCAGTGGTGAGGTGACAACGATGCCAACTGTCAACGTTGGTCTGCAGACCCAAGCCTCCCACATGCAGACCTATTACATAGACAAACAAGGCAACTTCATTGGCATTGCAGCACCGCTACAGGGAAACGTGCAGACGCCCACGCAGGGTACACCCCACTTTATGCCAGTCGCTTCTAATCCGGAAAAGCCTAGCTTGCACATGAACTTCAGTGCTGGACCGTCCGCTATAACTCATGCACCCGTCCCCTCAGGCTCCAACGCTTTGCCGCAAAGCCAGCCACCAGTTGTGCACACATGCCAGTCCCTCTCAGCCAGTGTTCCCAGCACCATTCAGGTCCCAGTTACACCTGGAAGCAACCAAGTTCAGATGACCACGGTGATGAACTTTGGTGCTGAGCAGGTTTCCAAGGACCAAAAGCCGAAGAAGCCAGGAAAGTACGTCTGTGAATATTGCAACCGGGCGTGTGCAAAACCCAGCGTGCTGCTCAAACACATCAGGTCTCACACCGGAGAGAGACCATATCCCTGCGTTACCTGTGGCTTCTCCTTCAAAACCAAGAGCAACTTGTACAAGCACAAGAAATCTCATGCTCATGCCATAAAGCTGGGTCTGATTGCACGCTCTGAGTCTGGAGGTGGGTCGCTATCTCAAGAATCTGACAAAGCCATTGGGACACATTCGGAGGCCGAGGAGAGCGGGGAGAGCGATGAGGAAGGCAGCACTGCAGACTTGGACCCGGACTCGTCACAGAGCAGCGTGGCAGCTTTGTCTGAAAGTAGTTTACAGAGTGCAGGTACAACACAAGCAGGCCACGGGGAGGCGGACTCGTCAGGTGTGTTTGAGTCGGTCAAACCCTCCCCAGGTCAGAGGGCTCACGAGCCAAAAGTGACAGCTGCACTTCCAAAAGTCGTTGTCTACCCAGTTAACGTTTCCCCGCTGAGGGCCGACAGTCCGAGAGTTACTGGTGCAGCACCTGAACAAGCTGCTGCCCAGCGACAACGAGAGTTCCAGACTGCAAACCTGAGATCAAACATCACCGTCCTGTCGTCTCTGAAAGAGGTGGACGGTACGAATCCCTCACTGGACACTGTGAGTGAAGATGAGGACCACCAGTGCAAGTCTCCGCTGTTGGGAGGACATGCTCAGCTTCAGCGGCAACAAGCGACGGacttttctcagcagcagcagcccaaGTGTCTCCTCAGTCCTCGCAGTCTGGGGAGTACAGATTCAGGATACTTCTCACGCTCTGAAAGTGCAGACCAGGCCATGAGTCCACCCAGTCCGTTTGTAAAGATAACCCCTCCTGTAGATATTGACGTCGCCAAGAACACCCTTCCCAGCGTCCCTCCTGTGGTTGCCACAGTAATGCATGTAGCAGCTGAGCAGAGGCCACGGCCCACCGAAGGACAGATGCGTCCACCGTTAGAAGCCAGCGCACGCTCTTTGGAGGAACGAATTTCAAAGCTGATATCTGACAATGAGGCAGTAGTTGACAACAAGCAGCTGGACAGTGTAAAGCCAAGGAGAACCTCTCTGTCACGGAGAGGCAGCATAGACTCACCTAAATCCTACATATTTAAAGACTCTTTTCAGTTTGATCTGAAACCAATGGGCCGAAGGTCAAGTTCCAGCTCAGACATCCCCAAGTCCCCCTTCACTCCCACAGACAAATCAAAGCCAGTATTTCTTCTGTCCGTACCTTCTCAGTACCCTCCGATGGATTGTTTGCCGATAACAAGGAGTAACTCTATGCCGACAACACCTGGACACTCTGCTCTTCCCCTGAACGTGGCTCCACTCCCTCACCCTCTACGAATCTGTCAGTCGTTTGATGACAAAATTAGCTCATTGAATGACGATGTGTTTTCATCAGCCCCGTCAACCCCAAACCCTGCAATACATTCTCGTACTTTAGTCAGACAAGTAGCAGTAGAGGACTTTTCCACGAATGAGGGCCACGGCCTTCCTACTGTTCGCTCCATGGATGAAGGCTATCATGGTCCGAGCAGCTCTGCAGAAATCATGCAGAGAAGCAGATCTTTTGAACACAGtcaggacagaaacagaaagccTCAGCAGAATAAAGGCACGATGTATGAGTGTGAAACCTGTCGTAACCGGTACAGAAAGCTGGAGAATTTTGAAACTCATAAGAAATTCTATTGCTCTGAGCTTCATGGTCCAAAAAACAAGCCAATGGCTGTAAAAGACACTGATCAAGATGTTTTTCAGGGTAACATACAGCATCCCATAGTTGCAAGAGTGACTGGTGGTTCTGGGATACTTGATCAGCAGACATCAAtcaggaagagaaggaaaatgaaaagtgTTGGCGATGAGGATGATCAATCTCCGACTGACACCATTCCACCTTGTTCAGTTAGTTTTGAGCTACCAACAGCTCTGGCAAACAGGACTTTTACTCAGCATGCTTTAATAGTAGACATACAGCCCAAAAACAACCAGTCAAAACTACCTCAGATTCAGCTTGTAGCAAGAGGTATTAATACTTCAGATTCCAGACTGTCACCAATACGAGAGACCCAGATTAGCACTTCTACTAAAGGAGAAATGCAACGGCAAGGCAGCGGTACTTCAGTCATCAGACACACCAACTCTCTCAGCCGACCCAATTCCTTTGAGACAGAGTCTATTGACAGGGTTTCTCCTGTTGATAGCATGGAGAAGGATCCTCTGAACAAACCCAAACAAACAGACGTAACAGCAAGCGTCTCAACTGACATCTACCATGAAAACATGTCCAAACCCAAGAGCATCGACTACGGGAAGCAAAGGAAGGAGCAGAGCGCTGAAGGTGCAGCAGTCAGTGAAAACTCTACTCCTGCCCATCAGTCTCGCCTCGTTCGTCAAAACAACATCCCTGAGATTCTGGTAACAGAGGAGCctgacagagaacatgaaacGCAGAACACTGAGCCGGCCGATAAGCCTGCAGATCAGTTCAATTGGCCTCAGAGAAGCGAGAGTTTGTCAAAGTTACCGGCAGAGAAACTTCCCCCTAAAAAGAAGAGAATTCGTCTGGCTCAAATGGACCACTCATCGGGTGAATCCAGTTTTGAGTCCAGCCTCTCCAGAAGTCTCAGCAGAGACAGCAGTCTTTCTCGTTGCTCCAGTATCTCTGCCTCTTTTGACAGAGATGAGCCATCTAGGTCAGAAAGTCCTTCTAGAGGAGAGTGTGTTTGCAAGATTCCAGAGCCTCAGTGTTTGCCAGCAGCCTTCAACACCCTCGGCGTGCCAGGAATGATGAGGCGTGCCGCGTCTGAACAGATCACTTGTACTCAACCCTCTGTCGAGATTTCATGCGACTACCGTAGCAAGTCCTTCGACTGCGGCAACGTATCTCCCAGTAGATCTGTGTCACCTGTTGGTCAGCCAAAAAGTGGACAACTTCCTCAAGCTGCCCAGGTCCCACTAATTGAAAGGAGGCGGGGGCCATTAGTTCGGCAGATGTCTTTAAAGATAGGTCCAGAGAGTCAGCAGCCTGTTCGGAAGGCAGTTTTACCTCTGGATAAACCTCTCATGACAAATGTTAGCTCTTTCACTCAGAATAGATCCCAGCAGATTCACATTGCCAACAGGCGGAGCATGGCTCAACCTTTCGTTCTGCACTCTGGAGAACCACCACTGCAAAAGAATGAGCAAGTGGTACAAAGCATTAATTTGGGTAGCCCGACTCAGCAGCCTCAAGTCCATGGCCTTCCACACCCTTGGCATCAAACTTCAAGGGTACAAATCTGCCAAAAGATACAACAACCGCTCAGCCAGATCTTAGTCTGTCGCGAAAATGTCAAAAGCAAACCACCTGACcctgaagaaaagaaatgttttgtgccCAAATACCAAATGCAGTGTCCTGCCCTGACTGCCAGCCAAACATTCTCATTCTCCAGCACACAGGGAACTCAGATAGCCTTGCCAGTTTTAACAATACCTATTGCCAATCCGATTTTGAGCATTTCAAAGTCTTCAGACGTAATTCAGAATGTGTATGTGGCTCAACCAAACCAACAGGCCTCAGACGTGAAGACGCAGACTGTTGTTTTGTCGAGTGAACAGCAAAGGGATCCATTTGATCAGACCCAATCAGGTTCAATACCACTGCCACAGATTCTGATAACTCATGAGCAGATGCACCCTGTTTCATGtctgtcaaataaaaacagccTGTCATCCAGTCACAGTGTAGAAAGTGAGACTCCTGTTGGACCAACTGTAAAGAAGGACAGGACTCAGACTCCAACAGTAGGCACTCATAAACATACTGGAGAACAAACAGCTTCTCTTGGGTCTCTGCACTGCACTCAGAAACTGGCATCAGTAACTCTGTGTCCTCAGCAGGAACCTACTGCTTCTAGTAAACGGATGTTGTCGCCTGCCAACAGTCTGGACATCTACATGGAAAAGCACCAGAAGCGGGCTAAGGATGAGCACGGTGTGGCCTGTTTAACTGACGGCAGATCAGTCAATTATCTTAATTCTAAGATGTCAGAGGTGACCCGACAACGGAAGCTAACACTTGTTCGGCAGGTTTGCACAACTGAACCAGCAGACAGTCCCATTGAAACGGAGGCCCCACCTCTGCCCCAGGTGAAATCAGACGGGGAGAAGGACTCAGAGGCCACTGATGATGTTAAACCTATGTCACCTGATGCTGCTGGGTTGCAGAAAGACACAAGAACTGTCATCCACGAAGAGGCAGGCCCTGTTCTGAATACCACAGCTGGTTCTCAGGGCACCTCCATGCCAGCCAACAACACTCTGAAGCCCCAAGAGAAGGCTGAGGAACAGAGGTGGACTCCTGCCAAATCCCCCATTAGACCCTCCAGTTTCCACGGTGGCCAGGTGAAACTAACCACGTCTGTGTCCGTGGTTAACACCAAAGACAGCCACCGCCTGTCGTTCCCCAGCCTGAAGACTGCCACTACTTTTACATGGTGTTTCTTGATGAAGAGAAAACCTCTTCATGTTCCTCAGACGGACCTGAAGACTTCAGCATATGCTGCTTGGACAGTCAACCCCAACAACCCCAACCCGCTGGGATTGCCCACCAAAGTGGTCATGTCTCTGTTCGACTCCAAGCAGAGCTCCAAGAAGATACACTACACCTCAGCCATCAGGACCAGTGGGAAATCAGACATCTTGTCTTACTCAGGCAAGCTGAAGGATGTCATGCCCAGG ATCCCAATAACCCAGAAGTCTGCATCAGTGGAAACCAGAAGTAAAGTTCAACCAGAAACTCAGGCCAGCAACGATTCAGACAAGGACTTGGCATCTACAACGGAACCAAGACGAGTCAAAATATTTGATGGCGG ATACAAATCTAATGAAGAGTATGTTTACGTGCGTGGGCGTGGACGGGGTAAATACATCTGTGAGGAATGTGGGATTCGCTGTAAGAAACCCAGCATGCTGCGCAAACACATCCGCACCCACTCTGACGTCCGGCCATACCACTGTGTCCACTGCAACTTCTCATTCAAGACCAAAG GGAATCTGACCAAGCACATGAAGTCCAAGGCCCACAGTAAGAAGTGCATGGAGATGGGGGTGCCTGAGGGTCTCATTGACGATCAGGACGCAGAGGACTCTG GAGACCGCAGTCAGGTGAGCAGCGCTGACCGTCAAGATTCAGACGGAGACGACTCTGACGGTCCCGATGATGAGGAGAACGATGACaacgaggaggaagaggaggacagcCAGGCGGAGTCTGGACTGTCTACCAACCCTTCTGTCTCTGCCAGTCCTCAGCATGTCCCCTCCAAAGAGGCTGAAGTCCCTCCTAGTGCCCTCCTGGCCCAGATGTCCATCAGCTCCGTGTCCCTCCCTCTGTCCCAGCCTCCAGCTCCTGATCCCCACCCATCGTACTCTGAGTCTGTCCCCATGATGAGCCCCGTCCCTCTGAGCAAACAGATCTCCATCTCCGGGTGCTTCCCCACCTCTCCTCCGCCTGCTGCCACCACATCAGAGTCCTACACCTCAGACACAGAGTCGGTCCACATGATGAGTCCAGTGTCCCCGTGCAGGCAGATGTCCATCGACTACCCTGACTTTGATGTGCCCCCTAGTCCCCCAGTTCCAGGCAAGCCCTCCAAGCTGGCCCAG GACCCCTCTGGCCCTCCTGCTGTGGCCATCAGTGAGTCCAGTGTACCGGTGGACCGGGGCACACAGACCTCCTCCTATGCTTCTACAGTTCCCGCACAGCTCCCCCTGCAGGGCGTATCCCAGACGGTCGGAGCAGAGACTCACCTGTTCAGCCACCTGCCCCTGCACTCCCAGCAGCCCTCCCGCTCCTCCTACAGCATGGTCCCGGTCGGAGGGATCCAGCTGGTTCCCGCTGGCCTGGCAGCTTACTCCACCTTCGTACCGATCCAGGCCGGCCCGGTCCAGCTCACCATCCCAGCGGTGAGCGTCATCCACCGGAACACCAGCCCACTGCCGGCTCCCAACACTCCGCCCCGCCCGGAGAGCCTGCAGCCCCAGCCCCTGGTGGTCCAGGAGCCCATCAGCAGCGTGGTGCCCTGCTTCCCTCTGGGGCAGGTCACCGGCCTGCAGGCTCAAACCATCCAGCCGGTGGGTCTGGAGACTCTGAACCTCATGGGTCTGACCAACACCGGCCTGGCCTCCACACAGCTGCTGCCCCAGCAGGGCCTCACCCTCAACGCCACACTTGGGCTGCAAGTTTTAGCTGCCAACCCCACGTCCCAAAGCAGCACCGGGCCCCAGACTCACGTCCCCGGCCTGCAGATAGTCAACATCGCCCTGCCGGCCATCATTCCCTCTCTCAGCCCTCTGTCCACCCTCAGTCCTCTGCCCAGCTCCTCTGAGAGGCAGGGCAGCCCTGAAGCTCCGGGAACACAGCCTTCTCAGACTGAAGCTGGACTCGGCTCTGCTTCACCGGCCGCCCCTCTGAAGGCCAGCAGCTCTCCAGAACCGAGCCCAGGCAGCAGGGCTGGTCCTGGAGGTAATGGTGGAGCAGAACTCACACAGACTGCAGAGAAGGAACAAAGAGACAAATCCCCACAGCAGCATCCGTCACCAGCTCCACAGAGCCAAGCAGACAGTCCCCGACGGTCACCATATGGGGGCGCTAGCGATCCTGCACATCTCAGACCGGCTCCAGTGAGCAGCTGGCAGAAGGTCATCGACGACGATAACGAGGCCTCCAGTGACGACGAAGACAGACTGGTCATTGCCACCTGA